The following are encoded in a window of Bos indicus isolate NIAB-ARS_2022 breed Sahiwal x Tharparkar chromosome 21, NIAB-ARS_B.indTharparkar_mat_pri_1.0, whole genome shotgun sequence genomic DNA:
- the LOC139178184 gene encoding protein shisa-like-1 encodes MGFQRRSGSLLTGLSAGLLLFFSWMMPAQPASLSALAHHPHLCQTTWDADGHRYPGFFCPRLSDTPEEAYCCHTQAAGGFCCTLAEFEALSQVNLSALRPPPIFRGPGPLLALSLYSLLLVALMTADLVHFCRVRGRGRGQCRDLSPSSDRRPSRSSTARPLQVSAGTD; translated from the exons ATGGGCTTCCAGAGGCGGTCAGGCTCTCTGCTGACAGGCTTGTCAGCGGGGCTACTGCTGTTCTTCAGCTGGATGATGCCTGCTCAGCCGGCCTCCCTCTCAG CTTTGGCCCACCACCCCCACCTGTGCCAGACCACCTGGGATGCTGACGGCCATCGCTACCCGGGTTTCTTCTGCCCTCGGCTCTCTGACACTCCGGAGGAAGCCTACTGCTGCCACACGCAGGCTGCAGGGGGCTTCTGCTGCACTCTGGCTGAATTTGAGGCCTTGAGCCAGGTCAATCTGTCTGCCCTTCGGCCTCCTCCCATCTTCAG GGGTCCGGGCCCGCTCCTAGCGCTGAGCCTTTACAGCCTGCTGCTCGTGGCCCTGATGACTGCAGACCTTGTGCATTTCTGCCGCGttcggggccggggccggggccaaTGCCGAGACCTGAGCCCCAGCAGCGACCGGCGTCCCTCTAGGTCCTCCACCGCGCGCCCCCTGCAGGTCTCGGCGGGAACAGACTAA
- the HDDC3 gene encoding guanosine-3',5'-bis(diphosphate) 3'-pyrophosphohydrolase MESH1 isoform X2 yields MGSEVAQLLEAADFAARKHQRQRRKDPEGTPYINHPIGVARILTHEAGITDIVVLQAALLHDTVEDTDTTLDEVELHFGDQVRRLVEEVTDDKTLPKLERKRLQVEHAPQSSPGAKLVKLADKLYNLRDLNRCTPEGTLSPTCSEGKRRGIHLLKAQDGLNTESRNTSSGRHRW; encoded by the exons ATGGGCTCCGAGGTGGCCCAGCTCCTGGAGGCTGCTGACTTCGCGGCCCGCAAGCACCAACGGCAGCGGCGGAAAGACCCCGAAGGGACCCCCTACATCAACCACCCTATCG GTGTGGCTCGGATCCTGACCCACGAGGCGGGGATCACTGACATTGTGGTATTACAG GCAGCCCTGCTCCATGACACAGTGGAGGACACAGACACTACCCTGGATGAGGTGGAGCTGCACTTTGGGGACCAAGTGCGGCGCCTGGTGGAGGAGGTGACAGATGACAAGACTCTGCCCAAGCTGGAGAGAAAGCGGCTGCAGGTGGAGCACGCACCCCAGAGCAGCCCCGGAGCTAAACTGGTGAAGCTGGCAGATAAGCTGTACAATCTGAGGGACCTGAATCGCTGCACCCCAGAGGGTACGCTCTCCCCCACCTGCTCTGAGGGAAAAAGGAGGGGTATCCATCTTCTGAAGGCACAG GATGGACTGAACACCGAGTCCAGGAATACTTCGAGTGGGCGGCACAGGTGGTGA
- the HDDC3 gene encoding guanosine-3',5'-bis(diphosphate) 3'-pyrophosphohydrolase MESH1 isoform X1: MGSEVAQLLEAADFAARKHQRQRRKDPEGTPYINHPIGVARILTHEAGITDIVVLQAALLHDTVEDTDTTLDEVELHFGDQVRRLVEEVTDDKTLPKLERKRLQVEHAPQSSPGAKLVKLADKLYNLRDLNRCTPEGWTEHRVQEYFEWAAQVVKGLQGTNRQLEEALRQLFKERGLTL; this comes from the exons ATGGGCTCCGAGGTGGCCCAGCTCCTGGAGGCTGCTGACTTCGCGGCCCGCAAGCACCAACGGCAGCGGCGGAAAGACCCCGAAGGGACCCCCTACATCAACCACCCTATCG GTGTGGCTCGGATCCTGACCCACGAGGCGGGGATCACTGACATTGTGGTATTACAG GCAGCCCTGCTCCATGACACAGTGGAGGACACAGACACTACCCTGGATGAGGTGGAGCTGCACTTTGGGGACCAAGTGCGGCGCCTGGTGGAGGAGGTGACAGATGACAAGACTCTGCCCAAGCTGGAGAGAAAGCGGCTGCAGGTGGAGCACGCACCCCAGAGCAGCCCCGGAGCTAAACTGGTGAAGCTGGCAGATAAGCTGTACAATCTGAGGGACCTGAATCGCTGCACCCCAGAGG GATGGACTGAACACCGAGTCCAGGAATACTTCGAGTGGGCGGCACAGGTGGTGAAGGGGCTCCAGGGAACAAACCGACAGCTGGAAGAGGCTCTAAGGCAGCTGTTTAAGGAGCGGGGGCTGACACTCTGA